From the Ensifer adhaerens genome, the window CCTCCAGGCGCCCGCGCACATGCAGGTAAGGCTTAAGCTCGCGGTTCTCGCCGTGGATGACAAAACGCAGCGGATGAGCCGGCCCGGCTTCGACCACATCGCCGACATTGGTGCGGAAGGTCAGGACCTGGCCCTTCTCCCCTTCGGTCACGCTCATCTCGACAGCGACGAAGGGCGCATCGACGATGCGGATGCCGACTTTTTCCACAGGAGTAACGAGATAGGTGCGCCCATCCTCGTCCTTGCGCAAAACGGTGGAAAACAGCCTGACCAAGGGCTGCCGACCGATCGGTGTGCCCAGATAGAACCAGGTTCCGTCGGCGCGGATCTCCATGTCGATGTCG encodes:
- a CDS encoding DUF1285 domain-containing protein; protein product: MAEAEIQQTGDAAGLAALIARAAGQTGEKARGLPPVDRWNPPFCGDIDMEIRADGTWFYLGTPIGRQPLVRLFSTVLRKDEDGRTYLVTPVEKVGIRIVDAPFVAVEMSVTEGEKGQVLTFRTNVGDVVEAGPAHPLRFVIHGENRELKPYLHVRGRLEALVSRPVMYDIVELGETVVVDGIEMFCVCSGGAVFPIMPAAELEALSR